The proteins below are encoded in one region of Sphingobacterium sp. R2:
- a CDS encoding RagB/SusD family nutrient uptake outer membrane protein — protein sequence MKTKYIFFASIFALTAVMQGCRKYVEVEQYNRRELKYTTDYAYLLNNSTVFSPTFSTPILSSDDVTFANLAYQQQQTESVAWPYIWSSQLVPDNTEDLNWSRPYKQIYTANEVIAGVMQSQDGLEKDKRALLAEAKIQRAYAYFVLANLYGDIYNPQNAGNAMGVPMLLQPDLFASLKRGSLGQVYAQILQDLDEALVDIPTTASTKRHPNKAAVEALLAIVHLHMRNFDLAAKHADAALQYNATLLDLQQFATSASGYPLPFNHPETYFLKQVGQMIDQQLNPELVSLFDTKDLRRTVYMQAGTGQMPSGALRSKKMNVMAGAPNAGPSVPEMLLIKAEVEARKGNTATAMEFVNKLRAKRFKQQDFTPLVANSADQALQLIVDERRREFFGTGLRWLDMRRFNLDAKLAKEFKRQFINQDYTLKINSASYVYPVANKYLQLNPEIGQRPM from the coding sequence ATGAAAACAAAATATATTTTTTTTGCATCGATTTTTGCGCTGACAGCCGTTATGCAGGGCTGCCGTAAATATGTGGAAGTCGAGCAGTATAATCGTAGGGAATTAAAGTATACGACAGATTATGCTTATCTCTTAAACAATTCAACGGTATTTTCGCCAACTTTTAGTACACCTATATTATCTAGTGATGATGTCACTTTCGCTAACCTGGCATACCAACAACAACAAACGGAAAGTGTCGCGTGGCCCTATATTTGGTCCTCGCAACTTGTGCCGGATAACACAGAAGATCTGAACTGGTCCAGACCTTATAAACAGATTTATACGGCCAATGAAGTCATTGCTGGAGTGATGCAAAGTCAGGATGGTTTAGAGAAGGATAAGCGTGCACTCTTGGCAGAGGCGAAAATCCAAAGAGCGTATGCTTATTTCGTTTTGGCTAATCTCTATGGAGATATCTATAACCCGCAGAATGCGGGAAACGCAATGGGGGTACCAATGCTTCTACAACCTGATTTATTTGCTTCGCTAAAGCGGGGATCGCTCGGCCAGGTGTATGCGCAGATACTTCAGGATTTGGACGAAGCATTAGTTGATATTCCGACAACCGCAAGTACGAAGAGGCATCCCAATAAAGCCGCTGTAGAAGCATTGTTGGCGATTGTACATCTTCATATGCGTAATTTCGATTTGGCCGCTAAGCATGCAGATGCAGCCCTTCAATACAATGCAACACTTTTAGATTTACAACAGTTCGCTACATCGGCATCTGGATATCCTCTTCCGTTCAATCATCCTGAAACCTATTTTTTAAAGCAGGTGGGACAAATGATTGATCAACAATTAAATCCCGAGCTTGTTTCTCTTTTTGACACTAAAGATCTTCGACGTACGGTTTATATGCAAGCTGGTACCGGTCAGATGCCAAGTGGCGCATTGCGCTCAAAAAAAATGAACGTAATGGCCGGTGCTCCTAATGCTGGACCTTCTGTCCCTGAAATGTTGCTTATCAAAGCGGAAGTTGAGGCGCGAAAAGGAAATACAGCGACAGCAATGGAATTTGTCAACAAGCTGCGCGCTAAGCGATTCAAGCAACAGGATTTTACACCTCTAGTGGCGAACTCTGCTGATCAAGCACTCCAGCTTATAGTCGATGAACGCCGTCGCGAGTTTTTCGGGACAGGTTTACGATGGTTGGATATGCGTCGGTTCAATCTCGATGCTAAGTTGGCGAAAGAATTTAAAAGGCAATTTATAAATCAAGACTACACGCTCAAAATTAATAGTGCCAGCTATGTATATCCAGTAGCAAATAAATATTTACAGCTCAATCCAGAAATAGGTCAAAGACCAATGTAA
- a CDS encoding SusC/RagA family TonB-linked outer membrane protein produces MKTKLLVPIVCLLSTTGSFAQKRASLSQALSEVTRIYGTKFSYEEGLIRDAFVNSEDIPKNKRLPVETVLKELLYPNNFLFLYVQNNYFTIIKDSRGKRDNDGDDRFWKVITGKVKDNNGVALAGVTVIPDGYAVRSGVTTSSDGSYTLRLKDPAEAIIFSYVGMEPTRKVIGSETQINVTLGSVNNQLDEVEVVSTGYQKIAKDRATGAFGQITAKQLKEVPSVNLLDRIAGMIPGVQVDPVKNSVTVRGVNSFNTDGDSKRPLIVIDGFPAIDQDLVKNTTQFASNSILSRLNPADIESITVLKDAAAASIWGAQAANGVIVIETKKGRIGDPVISYNTSLSISAPANLNSLDRMTTSQYIDFEKEMFDYGWIADPEDWNSSWQPFNTNKPASEAVQWMYKNKKGLISDDELAKQLDRLGQIDNTSQIRKYLLQHAVTQQHNLSLSGGNGRTTYAFSGSYAKDVPVFRSNQAQSFFMNSTLSTNFLNQRLSLTTGLNYNYTNTVANQVAANAIGNSTEGLRPYELLVNPDGSRNRRSLRFTESVAANLKEIGLYDWTYSPIDELDYNKYTTADNRIRINADLNAKVTSWANISLSGMLQRTIANSRNLDELKSYSMRDFLNYYSTVDFQNNTFTRNFVQGGRIALRDQNATQYNIRLQGNVNKTWGDFVNLSLLAGVEISSQTGFSSSQTGYGFNEDTYSIAPYNQLGSFMGIEGWQQSITGSDGISRANLRKMSYYSNGALSFLKDRYILSASARFDDLTLVGISRSKRAKPIWSAGAKWNIKSERFMQEVNWLNALNLRVTYGVGGTVPQGGSNVTIISVEGADYATGEIPASISQPRNPEVGWEKVYTQNYGLDIGLINNRLNIAFDLYKKHTRDILYSFPYNATYGWTDLQFNGGTMQSNGIDLGIQGLLIRKKDFSWSSILNFSYNTNKVTDSRLIAKDISHYISGSLLEGMPLDYLYGYKWAGLDETGQSQIAKANGEIVKSTQGGRNLFIREDLVYMGRKTAPYFGGFMNTFSYKGINLGFRITYDLGNVKRLETFGNYPQYQGTFYGVLNTNKMQTARWRNPGDEATTNVPGLKNINTNSYNRFRDSEVMVIDASHIRFQQISLGYSIPSNSLKRTPFKSVGVNAAVRNLGILWKANKLGIDPLYVRANSYNNLPPTKNFFLTIDATF; encoded by the coding sequence ATGAAAACTAAATTACTTGTGCCTATAGTCTGCCTGCTGAGTACCACGGGTAGTTTTGCGCAAAAAAGAGCGAGTCTCAGTCAGGCTCTTAGCGAAGTTACCCGGATCTACGGAACTAAATTTTCCTATGAAGAGGGGCTGATCCGGGATGCCTTTGTTAACAGTGAGGATATTCCAAAAAACAAAAGGCTTCCTGTGGAGACCGTGTTAAAAGAACTTCTTTATCCAAACAACTTCTTATTCCTTTATGTACAGAACAATTATTTCACGATTATAAAAGATTCGCGGGGTAAACGTGACAATGATGGAGACGACCGCTTCTGGAAAGTCATTACGGGCAAGGTTAAAGACAATAACGGGGTGGCACTTGCTGGTGTTACTGTCATACCGGATGGCTATGCCGTACGATCGGGTGTAACCACTAGTAGTGATGGAAGCTATACCCTTCGCCTGAAGGATCCAGCAGAGGCAATCATTTTTTCTTATGTTGGTATGGAGCCTACCCGAAAGGTAATCGGCAGCGAAACACAGATCAATGTCACCTTGGGGTCGGTTAACAATCAACTGGATGAGGTTGAAGTTGTGTCGACAGGATACCAAAAAATCGCGAAAGATCGTGCAACTGGGGCGTTTGGCCAAATTACCGCTAAACAGTTAAAGGAAGTGCCATCCGTCAATCTTTTGGACCGCATTGCAGGCATGATTCCAGGCGTACAGGTTGACCCGGTGAAGAATTCAGTCACCGTCAGGGGAGTAAATAGTTTCAACACAGACGGTGATTCTAAGCGTCCACTTATTGTTATTGATGGCTTTCCGGCGATCGATCAGGACTTGGTAAAAAATACCACGCAATTTGCCAGCAATTCCATATTGAGTCGTTTAAATCCGGCAGATATCGAAAGTATTACCGTACTTAAAGATGCAGCAGCAGCTTCCATATGGGGGGCGCAGGCGGCAAATGGTGTTATCGTCATTGAAACAAAAAAAGGACGTATTGGCGACCCCGTCATTTCATATAATACTAGCCTCAGTATTTCAGCTCCAGCTAATCTTAATAGCTTGGATCGGATGACCACTTCACAGTATATTGATTTTGAAAAGGAAATGTTCGATTACGGTTGGATAGCTGATCCAGAAGATTGGAATTCTTCATGGCAACCCTTTAATACCAATAAGCCTGCTAGTGAAGCGGTTCAATGGATGTATAAAAATAAAAAGGGATTGATCAGCGATGATGAATTAGCTAAACAGCTCGACCGTTTAGGTCAAATTGACAATACCAGCCAAATTCGCAAATACTTGCTACAGCATGCAGTGACCCAACAGCATAACCTTTCCCTTTCAGGTGGAAATGGAAGGACAACTTATGCGTTCTCGGGCAGCTACGCAAAGGATGTTCCCGTATTCCGGTCCAATCAGGCCCAGTCCTTTTTTATGAATTCAACTTTATCGACAAACTTTTTAAATCAACGATTAAGTTTGACAACGGGATTGAATTATAATTATACGAATACGGTTGCTAACCAAGTTGCGGCAAACGCCATTGGCAATTCGACTGAGGGATTAAGGCCATACGAATTATTGGTTAATCCCGATGGAAGTAGAAATCGGCGATCATTGCGTTTTACAGAGTCTGTAGCAGCAAATCTAAAAGAGATTGGATTGTATGACTGGACCTATAGTCCAATAGATGAATTGGACTACAACAAATATACCACCGCAGACAATCGGATAAGAATTAATGCTGATCTCAATGCCAAAGTGACTAGCTGGGCTAACATCAGCCTGTCAGGTATGCTTCAACGTACCATTGCAAACAGTCGAAATCTTGACGAATTAAAGAGTTATTCGATGCGTGACTTTTTAAATTATTATTCCACAGTAGATTTCCAAAATAATACGTTCACCAGAAATTTCGTACAAGGCGGAAGAATCGCATTGCGAGACCAAAATGCCACACAGTATAATATTCGCTTGCAAGGTAATGTCAATAAGACGTGGGGTGACTTCGTTAATTTAAGTCTTCTCGCAGGAGTAGAGATTAGTTCTCAAACAGGCTTTAGCTCATCACAAACGGGATATGGCTTTAATGAAGATACCTATTCAATCGCTCCGTATAATCAGCTTGGTAGCTTCATGGGTATTGAGGGCTGGCAGCAGTCGATTACAGGTTCGGATGGAATTAGCAGAGCTAACCTACGCAAGATGTCTTATTATTCAAATGGAGCATTATCATTTCTTAAGGATAGGTACATTTTGTCTGCAAGTGCACGTTTTGACGATCTTACGTTGGTTGGTATTTCCAGATCGAAGCGAGCCAAACCAATCTGGTCAGCTGGTGCCAAATGGAATATCAAATCCGAACGTTTTATGCAAGAAGTCAATTGGCTGAATGCGCTGAATTTACGTGTTACCTATGGTGTGGGTGGTACAGTGCCACAGGGTGGATCCAATGTTACCATCATCAGCGTTGAAGGGGCTGATTATGCAACAGGTGAAATACCGGCGTCAATATCGCAGCCACGAAATCCTGAGGTTGGATGGGAAAAAGTGTATACACAAAATTACGGACTTGATATCGGTTTGATCAATAACAGATTAAACATAGCATTTGATCTTTATAAAAAACATACGCGTGATATCCTATATAGTTTTCCTTATAATGCGACATATGGATGGACAGACCTCCAATTTAATGGTGGAACGATGCAATCTAATGGGATCGATCTGGGTATTCAGGGACTTCTCATTCGCAAGAAAGACTTTTCATGGAGTTCCATCCTTAATTTTTCTTACAACACCAATAAAGTTACGGATTCACGTTTAATAGCAAAAGATATTAGTCACTACATCAGTGGTTCTTTACTAGAAGGGATGCCGTTGGATTATCTATACGGCTATAAGTGGGCCGGCCTCGATGAGACAGGACAGTCACAAATCGCCAAAGCCAATGGTGAAATCGTAAAAAGTACGCAGGGAGGGCGAAATTTATTTATCCGTGAAGATCTCGTGTATATGGGACGTAAAACGGCGCCTTACTTTGGTGGTTTTATGAATACATTTTCATATAAAGGGATTAATCTTGGCTTTCGTATTACCTATGATCTGGGAAATGTCAAACGTCTGGAAACATTTGGTAATTATCCACAATACCAAGGTACTTTCTATGGCGTGCTAAACACAAACAAGATGCAGACAGCGCGTTGGCGAAATCCGGGTGATGAAGCAACAACAAATGTCCCGGGCTTAAAAAATATAAATACAAATAGTTATAACAGGTTTAGAGATTCCGAGGTAATGGTGATTGATGCGAGCCATATACGCTTTCAACAAATATCATTAGGATATAGTATACCATCCAATTCGCTTAAGCGGACACCGTTTAAATCTGTCGGTGTAAATGCAGCCGTACGAAATTTAGGTATTCTTTGGAAAGCAAATAAATTAGGAATTGATCCCCTTTATGTACGCGCAAATTCCTATAATAATTTGCCGCCTACCAAGAATTTTTTCTTAACGATTGACGCCACCTTTTAA
- a CDS encoding carboxypeptidase regulatory-like domain-containing protein, with translation MNRKETIEQISKLSQVTAADCEKVLTALEIVLGQKLSKKKGFRYSFNLLYKIMEKLKDKIVIILFFTLISTAVHGQISLTQKIGGVVTDRLSGKQLAAVSIRVMEKPDLVAVTSDKGEFVFPNLPVGRYTVQAYCLGYELTVIKEIMLTSQKEVALEIAMDPTHYTLNDVVVVANKERASNKMALTGGRLLRIEEVNRYAGGMDDPARLVSSFAGVATSLGNNGISVHGNAPSMLQWKLEGIEIPNPNHFADIATLGGGILTSLNTNVLANSDFYTSAFPAEYNNAVSGVFDLKLRTGNNTKHEHTFQAGLLGLDFASEGPFSRNNDASYLVNYRYSTTGLMSKLSAGETNGQLLDYQDLNFKLNFPSKHKGTFSMWGNALVDRFRTKKEPESSWTYADDHKSSKTDQMSAAAGITHRYFFEHGGILRTTLATTYSNNKATEDIINDRTEMPYLNLRNRYTNLILTSSFDKKYAEKHSNKTGFTVTNMYYNTLLDRSPFVGKPLQAISEGKGTTTLLSAYSSSLIEFNKKIYVTLGLNAQLLTLNNHWTVEPRAAIRWSSGPKSSIAMAYGLHSRMEKMDVYLVRDKANGQPLNKDVDFTKAHHLSLSYQYKVSDNMRIKLEPFYQYLFHVPVIADSSYSILNRNLFYVEDALVNRGKGQHVGLDITIERYLQKGVYYMLTATLFDAKFAGGDAIWHNGKFNRRFIINGLTGKEWFINKQQRDLLSVNLKLTLQGGERYAPVLEKYSLNHPDKEIQYEEKNAFAKQFSPMFIANYSISYRLNRLNRSHEIAIKWLNVTGAKEYYGHQYNLKTGIIEPKKQATSLFNILYRMDF, from the coding sequence ATGAACAGAAAAGAAACAATAGAACAGATCTCGAAACTATCTCAAGTAACAGCTGCAGACTGTGAAAAAGTCCTCACTGCTCTCGAAATCGTGCTTGGCCAAAAATTATCGAAAAAAAAAGGATTTCGGTACAGCTTCAACTTACTCTATAAAATTATGGAAAAATTAAAGGATAAAATCGTTATTATATTGTTTTTCACCTTAATTTCTACGGCTGTTCATGGTCAGATTTCCCTAACACAAAAAATAGGCGGAGTCGTTACCGATCGATTGTCCGGTAAGCAACTTGCTGCAGTGTCCATCCGGGTAATGGAAAAACCAGATTTGGTTGCAGTAACCTCCGATAAAGGGGAATTCGTTTTTCCTAATCTTCCAGTCGGAAGATATACCGTACAGGCTTATTGCCTAGGTTATGAGCTTACGGTGATTAAAGAGATTATGCTAACTTCTCAAAAAGAGGTCGCATTAGAAATTGCGATGGATCCGACACATTATACCTTGAATGACGTGGTCGTGGTAGCCAATAAGGAACGAGCTTCTAATAAAATGGCTCTTACTGGGGGGCGTTTACTTCGGATTGAGGAAGTTAATCGGTATGCCGGTGGAATGGACGACCCCGCCCGCCTGGTTAGTTCTTTTGCCGGAGTAGCTACAAGTCTGGGAAATAATGGCATCTCAGTACATGGAAATGCTCCAAGTATGCTTCAATGGAAACTTGAGGGAATAGAAATACCAAATCCAAATCACTTTGCAGATATAGCGACTTTGGGCGGCGGCATACTGACTTCATTGAACACAAATGTCTTAGCCAATTCGGACTTCTATACTAGCGCCTTTCCTGCGGAATATAACAATGCCGTATCAGGGGTGTTTGACCTCAAATTGCGGACGGGAAATAATACGAAACATGAACATACCTTCCAGGCAGGCTTATTAGGCTTGGATTTCGCTTCGGAAGGACCTTTTAGCAGGAATAATGATGCCTCTTATTTGGTTAATTACCGCTATTCTACAACAGGCTTGATGAGCAAACTTAGCGCAGGGGAAACTAATGGACAATTATTGGATTATCAGGATCTCAATTTTAAATTAAACTTCCCAAGCAAGCATAAAGGAACTTTTTCAATGTGGGGGAACGCACTAGTCGATAGGTTTCGAACAAAAAAAGAACCGGAATCAAGCTGGACGTATGCGGATGATCATAAATCCTCAAAAACAGATCAGATGTCTGCAGCAGCCGGAATTACCCACCGCTATTTTTTTGAGCATGGCGGAATTCTTCGTACCACTTTGGCTACGACCTATTCGAATAATAAGGCAACCGAAGATATCATCAACGATCGTACCGAAATGCCCTATTTAAATTTAAGAAACCGCTATACTAACTTGATTCTAACATCGTCTTTTGATAAAAAATATGCGGAGAAACATAGCAATAAAACCGGCTTTACGGTAACGAACATGTATTATAATACCCTGCTGGATCGTTCACCTTTTGTAGGAAAACCACTGCAGGCAATTTCCGAAGGAAAAGGGACAACCACATTGCTTTCCGCTTACAGCAGTTCATTAATTGAATTTAACAAAAAAATCTATGTTACATTAGGGCTAAATGCACAGCTATTAACCCTGAATAACCATTGGACCGTTGAGCCACGGGCTGCTATCCGGTGGTCTTCAGGACCTAAAAGCTCAATTGCTATGGCTTATGGCCTACATAGCCGTATGGAAAAGATGGACGTATATCTTGTAAGAGATAAAGCCAATGGCCAACCACTAAACAAGGATGTTGATTTCACCAAAGCACACCATCTGTCTTTATCCTATCAATACAAAGTGTCGGATAACATGCGTATCAAACTAGAGCCATTTTATCAATATCTTTTCCATGTACCAGTGATTGCGGATAGCTCATATTCCATCCTTAACCGCAACCTTTTCTACGTGGAAGATGCCTTGGTAAACCGCGGCAAAGGACAGCATGTCGGATTGGATATTACAATCGAGCGCTACTTACAGAAAGGTGTTTATTATATGTTGACAGCCACACTATTTGACGCAAAATTTGCGGGAGGTGACGCCATTTGGCATAACGGCAAATTTAACAGGCGTTTTATCATAAATGGATTGACAGGCAAAGAATGGTTTATAAACAAACAACAACGGGATCTACTAAGCGTTAACCTAAAATTGACCCTACAAGGCGGAGAACGCTATGCTCCTGTACTGGAAAAATATTCCCTTAATCATCCCGATAAAGAAATCCAATACGAGGAAAAAAATGCATTTGCCAAACAATTCTCCCCCATGTTTATCGCTAATTATTCGATAAGTTATAGACTTAACAGATTGAACCGATCGCACGAGATTGCAATCAAATGGCTAAATGTTACGGGCGCAAAAGAGTATTATGGGCATCAATACAATCTAAAGACAGGAATCATAGAGCCTAAAAAACAGGCAACATCACTTTTTAATATACTGTATAGAATGGATTTTTAA
- a CDS encoding RNA polymerase sigma factor, translated as MNSDQQIWQMFQVGHEPSFKILFERYNHLLFNYGFKFTQDEEIIEDSIQELFVKLWCNKDTLSADVAVKNYLFKAFRRTLIKKIEQSLRRADVTQSSLDYLPFTIELPHDLSMIRQERAHEIRDKLDQALQQMTARQREVIHLRFFEELPYDEIAEIMGLSTKDTYKLYYRALDSLRKHFGAFGLLVLLHVLNALRYP; from the coding sequence ATGAACTCTGATCAACAGATTTGGCAAATGTTTCAAGTTGGACATGAACCTTCGTTCAAAATACTTTTTGAACGCTACAACCACCTGTTGTTCAATTATGGATTTAAATTTACGCAAGACGAAGAAATCATCGAGGATAGTATTCAAGAGCTATTTGTAAAGCTATGGTGCAACAAAGATACCTTAAGTGCAGATGTTGCTGTAAAGAATTATCTTTTTAAAGCGTTTCGAAGGACGTTGATCAAGAAAATAGAACAATCGCTGCGAAGGGCAGATGTTACGCAATCTTCCCTTGATTATTTGCCGTTTACTATTGAATTACCTCACGATCTCAGTATGATCCGTCAAGAGCGTGCGCATGAGATTAGAGATAAGCTTGATCAAGCACTGCAGCAGATGACAGCACGCCAAAGAGAAGTTATACACCTCCGGTTTTTTGAAGAATTGCCGTATGACGAAATCGCCGAAATTATGGGACTCTCTACAAAAGATACCTATAAATTGTACTATAGGGCCCTCGATAGTTTGCGAAAACATTTTGGTGCATTTGGTTTATTGGTATTACTGCATGTACTTAACGCGCTACGTTATCCTTAA
- a CDS encoding TlpA family protein disulfide reductase codes for MKREIIFILMLFVQAVSYAQPRFDSSVFKPDKPSTSEPVQVLYNAKDKDLEFSDAINAACFLFEDFSWRQISLPMQKNATGLWTVVLPVKSTTAFIAVKFYQGDVDHPDVTDNNQDRGYAVALSDAKGKAVPGAYLGEAAFQQPEIAGGGIFSYYNTQPAAMPAGYMKSLADKEFALSGKQLFRYFQSFMNLQKLALGDAFPAYAQKLITQQLQQKDLSDEVLGQLYLFASSRLKDNEVVQMIEKRVNTDYPSGATARFIAYSNTMSGNPSNAEIITSYEKFLQRFPVQQWRQRPNAQGFIYYAIYRGLGSAYFETKQLDKFAKLYDDLDFRTGNELMRWNIMRAYMFKMVGKDSLYQVSEAILPKMIARRGDNSYKDDFDRQAQADSNVVKNLDDRLFTHISLLNDLKKYAEARKYFLLLSEDGKYNNAELNEINLKVLEGLGDEKQILPLLEMSARYNAMTPRMFDKLKSIYLKGHPNDESGYEAYLAGLKSDKEKAAMHAYVDHNWVNHPMPDFRLETAEGLFITPEDWKDKIVVVDFWATWCRPCIMAFPGMQLLVDKYAQDKNVAIYMLGTMQTGNYKDKSVNYVRGEGFRFNLLHDSVNPKTNEQDLVFRQLVPLFGDSSIPRKIIVKNGRVRYCSGGYSGSPSKLMDELSLAIEILKNEK; via the coding sequence ATGAAAAGAGAAATAATTTTTATACTAATGTTGTTTGTTCAGGCTGTGTCATATGCACAGCCTCGATTTGACAGCAGTGTTTTTAAACCAGACAAACCTAGCACATCTGAACCTGTTCAAGTGCTATACAATGCCAAAGATAAGGACCTCGAATTTAGTGATGCGATAAATGCGGCCTGCTTTCTATTCGAAGATTTTTCATGGCGGCAAATTAGTCTTCCCATGCAAAAAAATGCAACAGGGCTATGGACTGTAGTGCTGCCGGTCAAATCGACAACAGCTTTTATTGCTGTAAAATTTTATCAGGGCGATGTTGATCATCCCGACGTAACAGATAACAATCAGGATCGGGGCTATGCGGTAGCTTTAAGTGATGCAAAAGGAAAAGCTGTTCCTGGCGCATACCTTGGAGAAGCTGCTTTCCAGCAGCCTGAGATCGCCGGCGGGGGCATTTTTTCTTATTATAATACGCAACCGGCTGCTATGCCCGCCGGCTATATGAAAAGTTTAGCAGATAAAGAATTTGCTTTATCAGGTAAACAATTGTTCCGCTATTTTCAGTCATTTATGAACTTACAAAAATTGGCTTTGGGAGATGCTTTTCCAGCATATGCCCAAAAACTGATTACGCAGCAATTACAACAAAAAGATTTAAGCGATGAAGTGCTTGGTCAGCTTTATCTGTTTGCTAGTTCAAGACTAAAAGACAATGAAGTGGTACAAATGATTGAGAAGCGTGTAAATACGGATTATCCAAGTGGAGCGACAGCTCGTTTTATTGCTTATAGTAATACGATGAGTGGCAATCCAAGCAACGCTGAGATAATCACTTCCTATGAAAAGTTTTTACAACGGTTTCCCGTTCAGCAGTGGCGCCAGCGTCCCAATGCTCAGGGATTTATCTATTATGCGATATACCGCGGGCTCGGATCGGCATATTTCGAAACCAAACAGCTCGACAAGTTTGCCAAGTTATACGATGATCTCGATTTTAGAACAGGAAATGAGTTGATGCGCTGGAATATTATGCGTGCCTATATGTTTAAAATGGTCGGTAAAGATAGCCTCTATCAGGTGTCTGAAGCAATCCTACCCAAAATGATTGCCCGTCGTGGCGATAATTCCTACAAAGATGATTTTGATCGTCAGGCTCAGGCAGATTCCAATGTAGTGAAAAATTTGGATGACCGTCTTTTTACGCATATTTCTTTGTTAAACGATCTGAAAAAATATGCGGAAGCGCGAAAATATTTTCTGCTGCTCTCTGAAGATGGCAAATACAATAATGCCGAACTGAATGAAATTAATCTTAAGGTTTTAGAAGGGCTTGGCGATGAAAAGCAAATTTTGCCTTTACTGGAAATGAGTGCACGATACAATGCGATGACTCCGCGGATGTTTGACAAACTTAAATCAATTTACTTAAAAGGACACCCCAATGATGAAAGTGGCTATGAAGCTTATCTGGCCGGCTTAAAATCCGATAAAGAAAAAGCTGCAATGCATGCCTATGTAGATCATAACTGGGTCAATCATCCGATGCCTGACTTTCGTTTGGAAACGGCTGAAGGGCTATTTATTACACCAGAAGACTGGAAAGATAAAATTGTGGTTGTGGATTTTTGGGCTACTTGGTGTCGCCCATGTATCATGGCATTTCCGGGAATGCAGCTTCTAGTCGACAAGTATGCACAGGATAAAAATGTTGCGATATATATGCTAGGAACCATGCAGACTGGAAACTATAAAGATAAGTCTGTCAACTATGTTCGTGGGGAAGGGTTCCGTTTCAATTTATTGCACGACAGTGTGAATCCAAAGACCAACGAGCAAGACCTTGTATTCAGACAATTGGTTCCTTTATTTGGTGATTCATCCATTCCGCGCAAAATCATTGTTAAAAACGGTCGTGTGCGCTATTGCTCAGGTGGGTATTCAGGAAGTCCCAGCAAGTTGATGGATGAACTATCCCTTGCTATTGAAATCCTTAAAAACGAAAAATAG
- a CDS encoding FecR family protein, translating to MNSRLSKYKDYKSADFFADEDFVLAALMPADASTDFWSELSLYYPHLSDEMALAKTWILLIQNQTTAKSTLGSEQRWERIQAQIPIYESKKHRSRILRTLFRWTASAAAILVFIMVAYDVSQFGTKETNTAFGEQRLLSLPDSSIIRLNSNSHISYIRSWKTDKPREVWLEGEGMFEVKHTAVKNRLRESDFFVVHVGDLSLTVLGTKFNVKDRRGRIEVALFEGSVRIQGQNGEDRILKPGETFVYDTSAKENRVVNNDANRVLSWTRGELSIEHSSLANIVDVLEDNYGYQVVVEDSTLLNKRFTGVIPIKKIDDILFVIKHTMNVNIEMKNKQIIIKPN from the coding sequence ATGAACTCTCGATTATCAAAATATAAAGATTATAAGTCGGCAGATTTTTTTGCGGATGAGGATTTTGTATTGGCGGCTTTAATGCCGGCAGACGCCTCAACCGATTTTTGGTCTGAACTTAGTCTTTATTATCCACATCTTTCAGACGAAATGGCGCTTGCCAAAACATGGATTTTATTGATCCAAAATCAGACGACTGCAAAAAGTACCTTAGGTAGTGAACAGCGCTGGGAGAGGATTCAAGCACAAATTCCAATCTACGAAAGCAAAAAACACCGTAGTCGAATCTTACGCACTTTATTCCGATGGACAGCCTCTGCAGCAGCCATCTTGGTATTCATTATGGTGGCATATGATGTTAGTCAATTTGGGACTAAGGAGACCAATACGGCCTTCGGCGAACAACGTCTGCTTTCTCTTCCGGATTCTTCTATCATCAGGCTAAATAGTAATTCTCACATTTCATACATCCGCAGTTGGAAAACGGATAAACCGCGCGAAGTTTGGCTTGAAGGAGAAGGCATGTTCGAGGTAAAGCACACCGCCGTTAAAAATCGCCTGCGCGAAAGCGACTTCTTTGTTGTACATGTGGGCGACCTTTCATTAACTGTTTTGGGGACAAAGTTTAATGTAAAGGACCGCCGTGGGCGTATTGAAGTGGCGCTGTTTGAGGGAAGTGTCCGTATTCAGGGACAAAACGGTGAAGATCGTATCCTAAAACCAGGAGAGACTTTTGTCTATGATACATCGGCAAAGGAAAATCGTGTTGTTAATAACGATGCCAATAGGGTGCTATCCTGGACGCGCGGTGAACTCAGTATTGAGCATAGCAGCTTAGCAAATATTGTAGATGTATTGGAAGATAACTATGGCTATCAAGTTGTCGTAGAAGATTCAACATTGCTCAATAAGCGATTTACAGGTGTTATACCAATCAAAAAAATAGATGACATCCTCTTTGTTATCAAACATACCATGAATGTAAACATCGAAATGAAAAACAAACAAATAATAATAAAACCTAATTAA